TTATGTAAAGAGAAAATCTTTTGCAGAAAATATTGCTGGAGAATTAAGTGTCACCAAATCTAACTTATTCTCAAGACCCCTGGAACCAGGTTATGTTTCCACAACATTTTTCCATCTAGAAACAGGCTTCAGGAACTAGGAAGATTTTCAGGTcgcaacaatttatatttagcTGAAAGAGGGTAATCTATAGGAAGCATTCTGTCctcaaaaatttcaattcagcACAGTTGATCTCTCTAGAGCATTGAACTTCTTAGTCATCAAATCCTGATCCACTGACTTATGATGGAAAAACTTAACTGAGAGAATCAATCCATCAGGCTATCTAAGTGAACTAATAGCTACCCACAGAGATTTACAATCAGGAACTAAGTATGACAACCAAAGAAGTTGAGTAGGTTAAGAATGCAAGCTACCCAGTACTGAAGCAATGGTCAGACTTGATTCAATCCACTCTGATGACCATGCCATTTATTAATCAAAGACCATTTACCTAGAATTCAGATACCTACCAGATGTAAACTCGATACCACTATTATAGTTTGGCTGCCATCATGCTGAGAGAATTTAGGAATCGGAAGTGCTTCTAGACATATTTCAGACGTAAAACATCAAGGTCCTTTTAAACCAACAATAAGGTGTTGGAGGTTAATTGGCCCTTAACATATGTTGCTCATTAGTGTGCAGGGAGAGGAGCTACTTCACCAAGAAGATGTCGCTCATTGGTGCGCAGGGAGAGGAGCTACTTCACCAAAAAGAATGTACTTCCAGTATAACTATCTAAAACCACCAGGCTTTTTCAGGCTATAATGCAGCAGAAGTATGGACCACGACACAAGCCACATCACCGAAACAGTAAAAGGCATATGGTGCAGAAAGCAAGGACAAGCAACCTAGAATCAGAAATTGTTTCAGTTACCGAATTCTTCATTGACCCAAAACAATATAATCCCCAGTTAGTTCATTACTATGTAAATACAGTCGGTCTTAGGGAAGTAATAcagttcaaaaggaaaagaaagggccAAGCTACCAAAAGATTTGCCCTTCTCCCAGACACAACCACTAGTTTAAGTGATTGAATATTCTTTAGAGCATGCATCTGGTAAGCAGTAACAGTTCAAAAAGAGGTTTGTGGATTTGTTTATGATACACTCCAAAGTTTGCAACATCAACACATGATGCATCACATGATCGAGCATTTAATATTGAGATCATAATCAATTAACACATTTCATACCTCACTGGAGAGGAGAGCCAAATTTGTCGGTTTGGTGTCTGTTTGTTCAATACATATGTGCCTAATTCCCCAAGTTTGAGGGTTAAGACATCATTCTGCCAATACCCAGAAAAATTGTTCAGGTCAGTTTGACTTTCAAAATTCaccaaattaaataacaaaatctTGAATGCTAATTAATCTCTCTCACCCCATAGTCTATATCAAACCCATCAATCTCAATGTTATCTCCATAATCCTGCACACACCAAAAGAGAGATAAGGATGCATGTGTAGGCATTGTAGCCATTGCTGGATTGCACATGAAGCAAGCATAAATAAGCACTCGCACATGATCCCTCCTTAAATAAAAGACTTTTTTCTACCTGCTTTGACAACAGATTTTCCACTTTACAGTGGCATATTATTAGCATTCGAACAGTTTTGTACTGCATAGTGCACCAGAAAAGAAATGACACAGAAAGCTATAATTTTTAACTTCATCCATACAAAGAGAAGGCACTCCGGATATCTTCTCCTagttaaattgcattttttttagaCTGAAACAATAGTTCACTTGCTGGATTATCCGGAATTCCCAACCAAAAAATCCCCATCAAATCACAGATTAACGTATTCAGTGCTGGAATTATTACCTCAAACTTCTCTTGGAGGTCATGGATGGTGGATTCTGCTAGCCTGTGGAACTCATCCTCCTGCAGTAGAGAACTGTGTACATATTATTTCATTAGCACAACCACCACTCCCCATCTCCAACACTCtcgcattaaaaattttagtccCTTCCTTCTTAACTAAACCAGCATCACCTCAACTCAACAGTTTCGGGGATTGCACAACcatgattatacccattcgacAGACAACATGCTAGAGctaaaaaatttggattttgagCTGTTTCCCACCATTTTCTTGAGATAGATTCGATAAATTCAGgggaaaaatctaaaattgataGATAGAGTACCGATAATCAATGGCGGCAGGGCCCGGGAGGTCGCCGACATTCAACGGGCCGGACGAGAGACTCCGAGAAACGTGTCGGAACGGAAGGCCGTCGCGACCGGCGGAGCCACGCAGCGCTCGGGGTGCCGGAAGAAGCTCGCGCGGGGACACACGGACCGGAGATGATCGCGGCCGGCACGGGAGGGCTCTCGAGAGCCGCCTGAGAAGAAGCGATCTGAACGCCATTTTCGGCAGCAACTGGGAGACGGCACGAAAGGCTCTTTCCGGTGGTGAGACCAGCTTTGACATCCTTGTGGGCTTGAGATAGTGGGCCTTGATGGGCCCAAATAGTTTCCCCCAAAAGTTGACATTCGGTATGTAATGAAAGGGGCCCAAGATTGCCCACAATTGTCGTAGCTTGTGTTGTGGAGCGTGAAGGTATTAGATTTGATCATGATTCTTAGGTGAGCAGTAGGTCCGGTTCAGAACTTGATCGTCGGGTAAATCCGATAAACATATAGGTCGGGTATGGTAGAGAATGACCTGAtctaaattgatcaatttaatatGTTTTGACTCATTTTCATGTAACACAAATTTAGTGACTTATACCAAACTCGATGCATACCTAACTCATACTCGCCTCAACCTATATTAGtaaaacacttttatatttAGCCCGATTTTGGGAAAACATATACTCAAATTGAGGTAAGAGTATGAAGTGAGCGTGCGCGAAATGAGTGTAGGTGACACAAAGTAAAGAGAAAGTCATAGAGATATGTTAGGTTTAAGTAAGTTGGGAACCAATTTAATATCCACATTATcttaaatttcacaattttaaaCTATTTCCTAAATATAACTAACCCGCATAATAATATGTGTCCATTAAATATGGATTAAGAAAtgaatttatgactcattttgatAGATCTAATTAGTGATTGTTACGAATCCTCCGGTTCGGGTTGCATCCTAATAGACCTAGCATTTCTTTTTCGTTAAAAGGAGGAGAGTTGAGCAATCTCAATAATGGCTTGAAGTTGGAGTAGGAATATTTTGGCTATAGAAGGGAGTGGGTCATCATTGTTGACCGCTTCTTACAAGTCTAAGCCTATTCATAAGATAGTTTATTCTCCGTTTGACTTGATCTCTAGCAAAAAAAATACGCTGAGTTATGAGTAGTATAGGCATTGACTAATCTATATGTATTAgtaaaaaaagtgattttttagGGGCATTGACTAATCCAAAGTTTTAGTGAAGGCAAAGAAGACATTAGTGGATTCATAGCAAATTTTTGGAAGATCGAAAAATAAGAGATCACTATCAACTCGTAATCAAACCACATAATTTGCATTCTTCCCAAAAATTCACACTTGTGCCATCTTGGTTACTTGCTGGAGATGTGTGAATGGAGCGATCTCGTATTCATTGAAGATTAACAAGGGGTTGATCACCTGGCTTGAAAAAGGTTGATCACCTATAAACCTGGTAAATAGGTCGATTAGGTTTGGGTCGAGTTAGATTAAAAATAGTTTGATCCAAATTGacttatttaatcaattttgacctatttccatgcaatacaaatttagtaaCTCATCTCTAACCCATACTTATATTGCTAAAGTACTCCtatatttaatctaatttaggaaaaattatacTCAAACTGAAATGAGAGCACAAATTGAGCTAAATTGAACATGGgcaacaaaaagtgaaaagagggTTATAAAAGTGAGTTTGATCTAAATAATTTATGAACTCTTGTAATGCCcattttaaaatcatttataacccatttacaAATATAACTAacttatataataatataatttattaattatggGTTTATGACTCATTTTAATATGCCTTATCATCTATCGCAATAAATCCACCGGTTtggttgtattttttttttcctttgaaagaaagAGAGTGTAGCAATCTCAACAAGGGCTTCAATTTGGAATTGGTATATTTTGGCTATAGAAGGGGGTGGATCATCATTGTTGACCACTGCTTATAAATCTGAGCCTATTTATAATATAGTCTAATCTCCATTTGACTTGATCTCTTGCAAAAAATATGCTGCGAGTTATGAGTAGTATAGGCATTGACTAATCTCTATGTATTAGCAACAAAAGTGATATTTTAGGGTTATCCTCCCTTAATATTGTATCTCAAGTTTTATATGAACAACCAAAAGCAATTGAACAGAGGTGAAGGCAAAGAAGACATTAGTGGATTAATAGCAAATTTTGGAAGACTAACAAATGAGAGATTTTGGTCAACTTGTGATCAAATCACGTAATTAACATTCTCCCCAAAAATACAATCGTGCTGTCTCGGACTCTTGCCAGAGATGTATGAATGGACTGATCTCGTATTTGATGAAGATTATCGGGTGTTCAAAGGGCATTAATATTTAGACACGAATCATGGCGCTTTAAGGAGCTAATGTAAAGTTtccattatttctttttaaatgtaATCATTGGTAGGCCTCATTTTGACCATTTGATTCAATCAAACAGAGACCGCAATTTGTAGTTGCCGGAGTTCTTGGATGCTAAAGCGATGGTTCTGAGACCACTTTCGCTCTTccaagcaaagcaaagcaaagcaaaaggcaGAGAATCGGCGATTTCGACAGGAGGAGATCTTGCGGTgctttattattaaaaatggaaTAGAATCTTTGATGTGCTCATGAATGTGGCCGATAATGTGCATTTTGATGCTTGATGTCTGCTTGATGTGATCATGTGTAATCACATGGACCGAACATTTACGTACCCTATTGCCCAAAAGGGAGATTGCAAATTTGATccgttctttttcttgtctaaaTAAGCATATCATGCCCCCAAaaaaatttgtccttttttccccctttctctttttggcCATTCTTTATCTACCGAGTTGGGATTCTTCTGTTATCATGAAATTAGAATAAAATGTTGGCGTTTGAATTTTGAAGtccactcttttttcttttagcgGTATcaagtcttttcatatgtttatCGTGAAAAGGATGTCCACTTTATCACACCACCTTGATTATTGAGTTCTACTATATGAATTCAGGACAAAAGTTGGAAATTATGGCGTGAGCAGGACCGTACGTCGACTCAAATCATTTATCCCATGGCTTGACTTAATAATTTTCGTCCATTTCTTTTTTCGTGGGAGAGTCTTTCGCTGACACATTGTAGCCACATCGGGAAATTGTTCGGACTATTTCTTTCTAGtgtaataaaaaaggaaaacgtgtcttaaaaataagaaaaattggaaTGATTCGcagcttttttttaaaaaaaaataaaatttgtgcACGCTCAAAGCATCATCAAGCCACGTTCGGTGGGAGATTTTCCTGGAGAAACTGAAATGCAGGAAAATTGTCGCTTTCCCGGGAAAGAGACAAGTCATCGCCTTTGTAGGAAACTGCAGATATGGCGGCAATTCCTTCGGTGCTTTAAAAAGACAATcttctctccgtctctctccgtctctcttcttttcttttcgattcAAATTTGTGGACgcaatttctctcccttttcttttctcgatCTACCTTTTTCTCCTTCACTCGAGTTCATcaaaaatttctttcctttttggccTGATTCGAAGGAAAAATGGGAACTTCAATCCCGGCCGATTCAATTTCGTCTTGAAAGTTCAACCCCCGtctcctttttatctttttcggaCGAATTTGCTTTTGATTCGtgtaccctttttttttttgggaaaggAATTTGACGGCGAGGACAGTGCCCCCACAGAACATAAATTACGTCCCGGCACCTTTCTAGGGTTTTGGGTCGCTTTTGCTCGTCGCTATAAAGAGGGATTCGGCGAAAAGGGTGGGATTTTTTGGCGTTGTTTCTTCGGTGGCGTCACGAACCCAAGAAGGGTGATCTCCTGAACGAGGCGTCGCCCGCAATCTGGCTCGAAAAAGGTTGAATCTTCTTTCTCCCGGAAGGCGTTGGATGTATGGTTCAACTGGGTTGATTGTGTTTTTTTAACTTCGTGAGCGTATGGCGTTTGACAAGATTTTTTGTGAGTTAGAATGAGGGAAagaagggatgtgtgcgtggaGAGAGAGGGTTCTTGTGAGCTATCCTATCAAATCTGACGAGCTTTTGATCTATTCGGAATCGAAAGAAGAAGTACGAAAGATTTTCAGGCTTCAAAGAGGTATTTGTCGGCGCCGGCATTGTCTTGGCTTCTGGTCAAGGctttcttgcattttctttgttACCCTCTGATTGATGATTTCGTTTTTTAGTCACCAGCggatttcttgattttcttttcgcAAAATATGAGTATTGTCTGGTCAAGAATCATCAAGCAACGAgcatttgattatagattatgTGGCTAAGGTCTCTGCCGCCGGATTATAGGGAGGTAGACatagacaaaaggaaaacagaagaagaaCCAAGGTGCTGTTATGATAGCAAAAGCTTGGCTGAGGTGGTTGCGAGGTTCTAAAGTTCATTTGGATTTTGTTCGGGATGGGTTTATATCTATTCTTGATTTCAATGTTTTTCATTAATAATCAGGACTGTTGGTCTCTGTGCCCTGTTGATTGTTGCACACTTTGTTGCTAAGAAAGAGAGTGACATAGGCATCTGGTGGGTTTGCTTTGCAGAGGTAGCTTGCATATAAGAACATCCCTCAAGCTTGTTTTGAGACGCCCTTTTCTTTTAAGAGTTTGCATTATCGTGTGGCAGAGAAATATAAGAAGTTTCGTATAATCAGGAGCTATTTCATAAATTAGGTGTTAGCagattttgtttgtgaatttttggCACACACATCATTGAGTTCTTGCAGCAAAGTACTGCCATCAGTCCTATGGATACGTAACTCACCTTAGCTTAGGTTTTTTTAGCTTGTTGCATCTTTTACCCATGACAATAATGAAAAacttaaatcatttttttgctCTATCAGGCCAGGATCCTCTGGATGTTTGGAATTTGAATATTATAGCTGATCAGATTGCTTTCACTCTGGCCGCTACTGCAAGATTGAAGTCTTCTCCCACCTTTGTGAGGGTGTGGGGTAGTAATGAGCGAGCCATTTTGCTTTGCGTATTGAGACGATCAAGATCATCATATGCTTGGAGATTATGCCGTGTTTCTGAAGGCTTGTTTCTTGATTACGGCTAAAGCCATTGTTGACTAATCTGAACTTTGATGGTAGCTTCTTATCACATTGTTGGGGAAGtgcttttgtccttttcttgggCAGAATAAATTGCAATATGTAGCTTTGGATGTGATACAAAGTAGATTGTGTGTGGATGTAGCTCTGCTCAGTATTAGCACGATGGTTCGATTTTCCTGCTTCAATGGTCACAAACCAAAGGTAACTCATCactctgttcttttttattctttctttttcaatacttgcattccttttaattttgtttgatttcagTGCACACCAAATGAAGATACTTCCAGCATGAACTCACATAATAAGTCCCCTGCACTGCACTTCAAGTAGTCCTGAAAAGTTTACtctttcatttcaaaagttCTTTGGGTGGAAGGGGATCTTTTAGGCAGAATTTCAGAGTACTCATTTGAAATTCCGAGAAATTACAAGGATGATTTGTAGCATGAGGCTTGAtcagaaattaatataaatctGAGGCATAAttgcttattttattatttagatGATTTAATCTAAACTTCACTAAATATAGAAGGGCTTGCATACTGTTTGTTTTTCTTGGTGGATTTATGGAAGTGGTTTTGTTTTGAATCACATTTGATCTAAAAGTTCATACACTGTTACAGATTGGACTTGTGTCCACagtttgatttaataaaatgcatgtcattccCATCTTAATCCTGCACCCCTTCTTTTTCTCAAGCAGAAATCAGCACATCCACCTGTTGAAGCTGTTAGTGAGTTTCAGGGTTCTGAGTTTCAGGCTTCAGAGAATGCCATGAGCCCAAATTCATCGCTTTCAGAATTGCATCGGAATGGTGAGATGGATAAAATTGTGGACAAGGTTGCAGAATCTCTATCCATTGAACGAGGTTGGAAATCAGAAGAAATGGGGAGTAAAGTTGATAATGCGGAGATTGATACAAGGGGTATTAAGGCTGGCCATCTCAAGAAAAGTCAATCTCTTGCAAGTGGTTTGCATGGATTCTCATTTGACCAACATAGCAGGTCAGTCATGGAGGACGCCAGCAATGAACTGGGTGTTGGTGAATATTGTAAGGATGGACCCTTTGATACATGTCAAGTCCTGAATCTCaacaagaaatcaattttttcaattggaGATTTGCAAAGTACTGACAAAGGGGTCCTAGAAAATTCTGAAGGCCAATATTCTGGAGAAAATGCTGGTGACTCTGGAGATCACACACCTCATACTTCTGCAGAGTTAGTGAGACCCGAATCAATGCCCAACATTGGTGGTTGGTCTCCTAAGTCAGGTGAACATCTGAAGGAGAAGTTGGGACTTACAACAAAATCTTCTGGGGACCTGTTCGTTCTTAGCATGAGCCAAATGGGACATCCATTCCTGAGTTTAAAGATCAGTTCTCCCCACAAAAAGAAAGCGATGTCAATGCGTGCAAAGGTAAAAACATTATCTATGAAGATGCTGTTTGTAATGATTATCATGGTTATGATTATGCTGGTTCTGCCCAAGGGGGGATTACTGCTATTTTTGATGACATCTTCTTGAAACCCCATAGAGGGGAAAGCTCCTCTCACCAACAGTATGATTTACCACATAAGGATTTTAAGATTAAGCGGATTGAGGAGTGGGTCACAGATCTCCAGCTTTGCAACCCTTCGGACGAAGTGGAGGAGTCATACCAGCCAAATGATCAGAACAAGAGAGAATACCCTGTTTTGAATGGTCTGACTGCAGCAAAAGTTGAGCCTAAGGTGAGTCCTGGAAATGAAGCTGCTAAGAGATACATATCATCCCTGAGTGCCTCAGCAACTACAGCTCAGATGGCGAACCATGGTTTGGCAATGATCCCATTTCTCAGTGCATTCGTGAGCTTGAAGATGCTTAATCTGTCAGGAAACAACATAGGTATGCTCATCAGTCTGCATTCTGAAACGTTGGCTTCTTATGCTTTTGCTAGCTGTTGCGTTTTCTGATGTTTAATCTTACCTTTCCCAGTGAGGATAACAGCTGGTGCTCTTCCTCGGGGACTTCATATGTTGAATCTGTCAAAAAACCAGATTTCCACTATTGAAGGCTTACGTGAATTGACCCGATTGCGTGTACTTGACTTGAGCTATAACAGAATCGTCAGAATTGGACATGGTAATGCTTAGGTTATGCTGCATTATTTGTCCTCTCGTCCAGATAGATGGAATGTTTACACAACTTATTTTGAATGGGGACATGCAAGCTTTGTATCATCTTTCTAGAAGGTTCTGCTATCAATTAACCTTTACATTTTAAATGTTCAGGCCTAGCTTCTTGTTCATCACTTAAGGAGCTATATCTGGCGGGGAATAAGATCAGTGAAGTCGAGGGTCTTCACCGCCTTCTGAAACTGAATGTTTTGGATCTCCGTGCCAACAAGATTTCAACAGCAAAATGTCTAGGGCAGCTTGCAGCGAACTACAATTCCTTACAAGCTGTTAGCTTGGAAGGGAATCCAGCCCAGAAGAATGTGGGAGATGACCAGCTTAAGAAGTATTTGCAGGGCCTTCTTCCTCACCTGGCATATTACAACCGACAACTCATAAAAGTGGGTACACTGAAGGATGCCGCTGACCGATCAGTTCGGCTGGGGGCTAGTGCCCATCAATTTGATCGCAGTGGCCTTAGGTCAGAACACAAATCGACAAGGAAGGGTGGTCATGGGCTGGCTAGCAAGTCATCGTCCTCATCATATGGTCGGAAAAGTCAAGCACTGGTTTCTCCAAAACATTCTAAGGGCAAGCATGTACGCCTTCCCCCGAGTGGAACCAAGGGAGCAACCCATAACCAGCAGTACAATTTGGACTTCAGTGACAGACTCCGCATCATGAAGCAGGAGCTTGCAATTGGTAGAAGTCGAAGTGAAGGTACTTTGGGAGTGCTTTGAGGCGAATTTGTTGTGTTTCTCTACAATATGTCGTGGAATGTTGCAAGGACGACTCCTTTTCTATGTCCTAAGGACCATTTATATTGAGGCTTTGTTTTTTAGATGTTCAATAAATCCTTGCTCTCAGTAACGATTGCTGCTTCTTGTATTGATTGACAGTGATTGTGGGTTTACAATTATTCATTGCTTGCTTGAACTGCAATCATGTATATCTGGGCCGCTTCAACGACGTGGCTCAGTCACTGAATTTGTTACATAGGGAAGATTGCAAGTGTTCAATTTCACTGAGGAGAAGTGCGTTGTCTATTTGACTACTACCCTTTGATTTTTCGGGGCATGTCAAAGAAAACTCGCAAGCTTATAGATCATCATTGTTCTGCTGAAAATGCCACTATTTTTTTGACAGTGAAACAACGCACAAAATATACAGTATTCCCGAGTAACTGGTTAGAGCTACATGCATGCCATGTTCTCGCGTTTGTAACAGTAAactaaaatcacaaaaagagcCGACGAATCGGATTTGTTGACTCCTTGACAGCTCCTTTCTTCAGCTGTATTGATCTTTTTCTGCAATTTCAAGGCAAATTGGAGTTGCCAGTCTTAACACAATAACGTCGGGAGACATTACCTCATGAATTCTCAGGTCAAGACTCCGTGGAACCAAACGTTAGTTAGCGGTCACGAGTTTCCAGAGAATAGAGCTTGCAATAGGAAGTCAAAAACGAGTTGCTTGTGTCACGGACCCGATTCTTCCATACTCATACCCTTGTGAGTGGAGTTTTGTGGCGTTAGATGAAGAGTGAGTGAGGCAGAGGAAATGATAAAACTAGTTCAAAGGAGTGATATCAAAGCGTTTGTACTAGGAGTTCCATGATGAAATGATTATAACCTAGAGGAGCTTTGAAAATGCTCGGGAGTTGACGTTACTTTCCTAATGAGACTAGCAAGTTGAAACTAGTTACTGTGTCAAGGTGTTTTGTATGTATTATGCTAGGGACTAGATGCCCGAGCTAAAATGGGTGTGGTATGATTGAGCTAAACTTAATGTGGTATGAATATATATGAGAATGTGATTCATTATACTAATTTTTaggaacaactatagaaggaatATTGTTCTTGTGTTTTTGGCTCATCAGGTGTTGCACGAGCTATTCTTTGGCCTATaaaaaatggtattagagcaagaTCCTTATAGTAGGTAGGTGATTCGGAGAAAGCCTATGATCTACCCGATTCTATGAGAGCGAAGAGTGATCATCGGGGCAAAAAAGGTTTAGACAAGGTGTGGCTCTCCTCTGTAGCTTCTATGATGGCAATTGGGGCACATGAAAGAATTGGATTGCTCACAGAATAGGGGAGAAGTTCCTAGATCAATTGTTGAATCTCGATAGAAGTTATGTTACCATATTTCCAACAATAGGAGAAATCCCCTTTGATTTGCTAAGATTAGAAGAAACTTGGTAGGCGATAAAATGTGTTGCCAAAGGAGTGTAGTtgttatgacaaaaaaagaagaaaaaaagaaagagtgcAGTTGGCCAGATGCCACATCTACCAGAGAGAGCACAAGTGACTAAAGACGAGTGAACAACTTTGATCGAGGCAAGTTACTAGTGGAGTGGAGGAGCTTGTTTTGTAAGGCGAGCATTGACTATTCATGTAAGTCTCGAGGAAGTGGCATTGATGGTTCCACCATAATGGAGGCGTTGCATAATTGAGTGAGGGAGAATGTTATGGACTGAATTCTCTTGTACTATCTTACCCCCTATGAGTGGAGTTTTGTGACGATAGAGTGAAGAGTAAGTGTTGCAGAGGAGATGATACAATTGGTTCGTAGGAATGGCATTAGAACATTT
The sequence above is drawn from the Eucalyptus grandis isolate ANBG69807.140 chromosome 11, ASM1654582v1, whole genome shotgun sequence genome and encodes:
- the LOC104424829 gene encoding frataxin, mitochondrial, which encodes MAFRSLLLRRLSRALPCRPRSSPVRVSPRELLPAPRALRGSAGRDGLPFRHVSRSLSSGPLNVGDLPGPAAIDYRSLLQEDEFHRLAESTIHDLQEKFEDYGDNIEIDGFDIDYGNDVLTLKLGELGTYVLNKQTPNRQIWLSSPVSGPSRFDWDQQSQSWVYRRTKANLLKVLETELEKLCGQPISLS
- the LOC104424830 gene encoding uncharacterized protein LOC104424830; this encodes MWLRSLPPDYREVDIDKRKTEEEPRTVGLCALLIVAHFVAKKESDIGIWWVCFAEDPLDVWNLNIIADQIAFTLAATARLKSSPTFVRVWGSNERAILLCKSAHPPVEAVSEFQGSEFQASENAMSPNSSLSELHRNGEMDKIVDKVAESLSIERGWKSEEMGSKVDNAEIDTRGIKAGHLKKSQSLASGLHGFSFDQHSRSVMEDASNELGVGEYCKDGPFDTCQVLNLNKKSIFSIGDLQSTDKGVLENSEGQYSGENAGDSGDHTPHTSAELHEPNGTSIPEFKDQFSPQKESDVNACKGKNIIYEDAVCNDYHGYDYAGSAQGGITAIFDDIFLKPHRGESSSHQQYDLPHKDFKIKRIEEWVTDLQLCNPSDEVEESYQPNDQNKREYPVLNGLTAAKVEPKVSPGNEAAKRYISSLSASATTAQMANHGLAMIPFLSAFVSLKMLNLSGNNIVRITAGALPRGLHMLNLSKNQISTIEGLRELTRLRVLDLSYNRIVRIGHGLASCSSLKELYLAGNKISEVEGLHRLLKLNVLDLRANKISTAKCLGQLAANYNSLQAVSLEGNPAQKNVGDDQLKKYLQGLLPHLAYYNRQLIKVGTLKDAADRSVRLGASAHQFDRSGLRSEHKSTRKGGHGLASKSSSSSYGRKSQALVSPKHSKGKHVRLPPSGTKGATHNQQYNLDFSDRLRIMKQELAIGRSRSEGTLGVL